In a genomic window of Desulfovibrio inopinatus DSM 10711:
- a CDS encoding ATP-binding protein: MPHIPVPYERIEQFKEQLGINSDILSDIDTYIDALLERKEDFSHFLYLHIKEISPHRNMLEHESSPGSLKRKWEHWFDSLLLRADSPTFSAYLWKSGLTHVELNIDHRSIHLAYTAVRRFCHDIIRDIVPVDKMLRVTICLDKLLDFCSLVETDAFISATTQCDREVIMGISHQVRNPVSIIGGNISRLLRKEEDPKVRAVMDTIYSEALRLERMVKDIGVFIGGFQGPTDIQPEPPEPLLQAALEHAMKTTGLSPDHFDIQIEDKDIAILGDKREMTELFARLFENALEYSDPHHRAISVVVRPSRIKKLYAVIEILNNGESIPSSIQTEAFTPFTSSKATGTGFGLPIARLLTVKNLGTISLVPVPDYGTKCTVSLPAIVPSLHDKHEQESTA, from the coding sequence ATGCCCCACATTCCTGTACCATACGAACGTATTGAGCAATTCAAAGAACAACTTGGCATCAATTCCGATATTCTCTCGGATATCGACACATATATCGATGCCCTGCTGGAACGAAAAGAGGACTTCTCTCATTTTCTCTATCTCCATATCAAGGAGATCAGTCCCCATCGCAACATGCTCGAACATGAAAGCTCCCCAGGGAGTTTGAAACGGAAATGGGAACATTGGTTTGATTCTTTACTCCTTCGAGCTGATTCCCCAACTTTTTCAGCCTATTTATGGAAAAGCGGGCTGACCCATGTGGAACTCAACATCGACCATCGTTCCATTCATTTGGCCTACACGGCGGTACGGCGTTTTTGCCACGATATCATTCGGGATATTGTCCCCGTAGACAAAATGCTCCGTGTAACGATCTGCCTGGATAAACTCCTTGATTTTTGCAGCCTCGTCGAAACCGATGCCTTTATTTCAGCAACAACCCAATGTGACCGTGAAGTCATCATGGGTATTTCTCACCAGGTACGAAATCCGGTATCCATCATTGGTGGCAATATTTCTCGTCTGTTGCGTAAAGAGGAAGACCCGAAGGTACGCGCCGTTATGGACACCATTTACTCCGAAGCTCTCCGTTTAGAACGCATGGTCAAGGATATTGGTGTCTTTATCGGTGGATTCCAGGGCCCAACAGACATACAGCCGGAACCTCCGGAACCCCTTCTGCAAGCGGCTCTTGAACATGCCATGAAAACCACGGGACTGTCACCGGATCACTTTGACATTCAAATCGAAGACAAAGACATCGCTATTTTGGGCGATAAACGCGAGATGACGGAACTTTTTGCTCGATTGTTTGAGAATGCTCTCGAATATAGCGATCCTCACCATAGAGCCATATCTGTGGTTGTTCGTCCAAGCCGCATCAAAAAACTCTATGCGGTTATTGAGATCCTCAATAATGGTGAGTCAATACCTTCCAGTATCCAAACTGAAGCATTCACACCTTTTACCTCGTCTAAGGCCACAGGAACAGGGTTTGGACTCCCAATAGCGCGCTTGCTCACCGTCAAGAATCTCGGAACCATTTCACTTGTCCCCGTTCCCGATTATGGGACGAAATGTACGGTCAGCTTGCCCGCCATAGTCCCCTCTCTTCACGACAAGCATGAACAGGAGAGTACCGCATGA
- a CDS encoding YbgA family protein, protein MNENILVGVSSCLLGEPVRYDGGHKLDRYVRDTLGHYFRFVPVCPETECGLGVPREAMRLVGDPTHPRLVTNKTGMDHTERMLEYSARRVEELAELGLCGFIFKSKSPSSGMERVKIYNDSGIPAATGVGLFARAFMDRFPLIPVEEEGRLHDDRLRENFIERIFTLRRWQQVREQADTDNGWKHGPLVEFHERHKFLLSSHSPKITSELGKIVAEAGKRNAETLYQEYQTGLMQAMRLLATTAKHVNVLQHIMGFFKKFLTPDEKTELIETIEQYRQQIIPLIVVTTLLNHYVRKYDVSYLKTQFYLHPHPLELKLRNHV, encoded by the coding sequence ATGAATGAAAACATCCTTGTCGGTGTCAGCTCATGTCTTTTAGGTGAACCCGTTCGATATGATGGAGGGCACAAACTCGATCGGTATGTGCGAGATACATTGGGGCATTATTTCCGATTCGTTCCGGTCTGTCCGGAAACGGAATGTGGTTTAGGCGTTCCACGTGAAGCGATGCGACTGGTTGGAGATCCAACCCACCCTCGTCTTGTGACAAATAAAACTGGTATGGATCATACCGAACGCATGCTTGAATACAGCGCAAGACGGGTGGAGGAATTGGCCGAACTCGGCCTATGCGGTTTTATTTTCAAAAGCAAATCGCCCTCAAGCGGCATGGAGCGCGTCAAAATCTATAATGACAGCGGTATTCCGGCAGCGACCGGTGTCGGACTGTTTGCACGTGCCTTCATGGACCGTTTTCCCCTTATCCCCGTAGAGGAAGAGGGACGATTGCATGATGATCGTTTGCGTGAAAATTTTATTGAACGCATTTTTACCTTGCGCCGATGGCAGCAAGTACGTGAACAAGCCGATACGGACAACGGATGGAAGCATGGCCCGCTCGTAGAATTCCACGAACGGCATAAATTCCTTTTGTCATCGCACAGTCCCAAAATCACATCCGAACTGGGGAAGATCGTCGCGGAAGCCGGAAAACGCAATGCAGAAACATTGTATCAGGAATACCAAACCGGTCTCATGCAAGCCATGAGACTTCTGGCTACTACGGCAAAACACGTCAATGTTTTGCAACATATCATGGGATTTTTTAAAAAATTCCTGACCCCGGATGAAAAAACAGAGCTCATTGAGACAATTGAACAGTACCGACAACAGATTATCCCACTTATCGTTGTGACAACATTGCTCAACCATTATGTGCGAAAATATGATGTAAGCTACCTTAAAACGCAATTTTATCTCCACCCCCACCCACTCGAACTCAAATTGCGTAATCATGTCTAA
- a CDS encoding serine hydrolase domain-containing protein yields the protein MKYLRFLLVLSLSLVLVPMQGHAQAQRPPLPRSSVARLVLPEIEAGHAKGMVIGLINKQGRAVYGFGKLGGNRRKAPSGNSIFDIGSITKTFVGVLLAQAVLEGKIVLTDPVSRYLPPNVSIAPYGGDVTVLSLATHSSGLPSRPDNLPIKDPLNPWLGYSVDKMYEYLNTVKLTRPVGTQFEYSNIGAAVAGHILERVYGKPLEVLVKEKLCAPLGMTDTTITLTSAQRARYAVGYAPDLSPVPHWELPSLEGAGAFHSTVNDMLNYAAASMGLMPTPLYSAIKLTHIPRFHVIEQPGMFLGLFWNVLQIDDRQYISHAGGAGGFFALMMMSATDQSGVVLLCNTASDMSDIVRRLMSTLVVQDNRR from the coding sequence ATGAAATATTTACGCTTTCTCCTCGTATTGAGCCTGTCGCTTGTGCTTGTTCCGATGCAAGGACATGCCCAGGCACAACGTCCGCCTCTTCCTCGTTCGAGTGTGGCGCGGCTTGTTCTCCCCGAAATCGAAGCCGGTCATGCTAAGGGAATGGTCATTGGACTCATTAATAAACAAGGCCGGGCCGTGTATGGATTTGGCAAACTCGGGGGAAATCGACGTAAGGCCCCGTCGGGAAACTCCATTTTCGATATCGGTTCCATCACCAAAACCTTTGTAGGTGTTTTACTCGCCCAGGCTGTGCTTGAAGGCAAAATCGTGTTGACGGACCCGGTCTCACGGTATTTGCCACCCAATGTCTCTATTGCGCCATATGGAGGAGATGTAACGGTTCTGAGCTTGGCAACGCATAGTTCGGGACTGCCAAGCCGGCCGGATAATCTACCGATAAAAGATCCGCTCAATCCATGGCTCGGCTATTCCGTTGACAAGATGTATGAATATCTCAACACGGTAAAACTCACGCGTCCCGTCGGGACGCAGTTCGAATACAGCAATATCGGCGCAGCAGTGGCGGGACATATTCTTGAGCGCGTCTATGGAAAACCACTGGAAGTTCTCGTCAAAGAAAAGTTGTGTGCCCCACTTGGCATGACCGACACGACCATCACGTTAACGTCAGCCCAACGCGCCCGATATGCCGTCGGATACGCTCCTGACCTCTCTCCCGTCCCCCATTGGGAGTTGCCAAGTTTAGAAGGGGCCGGAGCTTTTCATTCAACCGTCAATGATATGCTCAATTACGCTGCCGCCAGTATGGGGCTTATGCCGACGCCACTGTATTCCGCCATAAAACTGACCCATATTCCTCGGTTCCATGTCATCGAACAACCAGGGATGTTTTTGGGACTATTCTGGAATGTTCTGCAAATCGACGACCGGCAATATATTTCCCATGCCGGTGGTGCCGGAGGATTTTTTGCACTCATGATGATGTCGGCAACAGATCAATCTGGTGTTGTACTGCTTTGTAATACGGCCTCAGACATGAGTGATATCGTTCGCAGACTCATGTCCACGCTAGTTGTGCAAGATAACCGACGATAA
- a CDS encoding HD-GYP domain-containing protein: MFVSEYPILVEQLREGLYIRLDVTDKENPFRKKAFKIKNKDEIETIRGLGLTHVIYVSDRSDQLPISLEELKSQRSRRSTAKTPVSKEFFGLKRETIERNAKRREQFAACEKRYTQAMSHVVRLLRHTGGKSDESMEAAHIVVDGLVETFLSEFDVVLNLITSKPTEETKNYHALNVTVLSMMLARELELDQDALRDLGTAALFHDIGAGRVPINRIGTKGITSMNKAVKAYYREHPKIGARMVKDMPGVSTRAALAVFQHHENMDGTGFPSKTPGDRISLLARIIAIGNTFDRLCNKQRGETILTPHEALKLMYKQREKLDELLLPTFIRHIGVYPPGSVVEVSNGMIGMVISTNPRLPMRPSILVYHPEVPKREALVVDLTIEEELTIKRFIRPAELSREVYTYLSPGGPVNLYAEALQPSGV, translated from the coding sequence ATGTTTGTTTCAGAGTATCCTATTCTTGTAGAACAATTGCGAGAAGGACTGTATATTCGTCTTGATGTGACGGATAAGGAAAATCCTTTCCGAAAGAAAGCATTCAAGATTAAGAACAAGGATGAAATTGAAACGATTCGAGGTTTGGGTTTAACACATGTAATCTATGTTTCGGATCGTTCCGATCAATTACCTATCTCCTTAGAAGAGCTTAAATCTCAACGTTCGCGACGCAGTACTGCTAAAACACCTGTCTCTAAAGAATTTTTTGGATTAAAGAGAGAAACCATAGAGCGCAATGCAAAGCGCCGTGAGCAGTTTGCAGCCTGTGAAAAACGATATACTCAAGCGATGAGTCATGTTGTACGACTTTTGCGACATACTGGAGGAAAATCAGATGAGAGCATGGAAGCCGCTCATATTGTTGTAGATGGGTTGGTCGAGACGTTTTTATCTGAATTTGACGTTGTACTGAACCTTATTACGTCGAAACCAACTGAAGAGACCAAGAATTATCATGCTCTGAATGTCACCGTGTTGTCGATGATGTTGGCCAGAGAACTTGAACTCGACCAGGATGCCTTGCGCGACCTGGGGACTGCCGCTCTTTTTCATGATATCGGTGCTGGTCGCGTTCCGATCAATCGTATTGGGACAAAGGGCATTACATCCATGAATAAGGCGGTGAAAGCATACTATCGGGAGCATCCCAAAATTGGAGCTCGGATGGTCAAGGACATGCCCGGTGTATCAACTCGTGCAGCACTGGCCGTTTTCCAACATCATGAGAATATGGATGGGACAGGTTTTCCGAGCAAAACGCCGGGAGACAGAATCTCGCTTCTGGCTCGAATTATTGCCATTGGTAACACGTTTGATCGATTGTGTAATAAGCAGCGAGGGGAAACCATTCTGACGCCACATGAAGCCTTGAAGCTCATGTATAAGCAACGAGAGAAATTGGACGAATTGCTTCTGCCGACTTTTATTCGCCATATTGGAGTCTATCCGCCTGGCAGTGTGGTAGAAGTCTCCAACGGGATGATCGGAATGGTCATATCGACGAATCCGCGGCTTCCTATGCGACCGAGTATCCTGGTGTATCATCCCGAAGTGCCGAAGCGTGAAGCCCTTGTGGTTGATTTGACGATTGAAGAGGAATTGACGATCAAGCGTTTCATTCGGCCGGCTGAACTCTCACGAGAGGTATACACCTATCTCAGTCCGGGCGGTCCGGTGAACCTGTATGCCGAAGCGCTTCAACCTTCAGGAGTATAG
- a CDS encoding serine hydrolase — translation MISPQTLEIRRSTALRIGCFLLTMLLLCFAHPTYAADAVMPSRANIQTLVRPVTPKGTAAVVGLFGATQSRFYGFGPINGSIQNRIFSASTLKAPFTGSLLAEAILRGRLLITAPLKTMIPETTIPKFGDSPLTLFDAASLQVSFAPLQLHLEHTTFAWPGGIIHQADLTPTAAPAIFHADYPAIQTGLVAYALTHRMKTDFPRLAEQNLFRPMHMDTAHITEDGQVHLSVHDMATFVTANLGRTTSEIFTILRLTHLARVQMPQTPGQFTGLLWRIFNTEGQEYVYHVGHDSNGSVSVFLDPVNNIAFFILTDADVDVSTLFQTGLHGIQSLRQLHGEMAQR, via the coding sequence ATGATCAGCCCTCAAACACTGGAAATACGGCGAAGCACAGCGCTACGCATCGGTTGTTTTCTCCTCACGATGCTCCTCCTGTGCTTCGCCCACCCGACCTATGCTGCAGATGCTGTTATGCCGTCGCGCGCGAATATCCAAACATTGGTGCGCCCTGTCACACCCAAAGGAACAGCAGCCGTCGTCGGGCTTTTTGGCGCAACCCAATCACGTTTTTACGGTTTCGGGCCGATCAACGGTTCCATTCAAAACAGAATATTCAGTGCAAGCACGCTCAAAGCCCCGTTTACCGGAAGCCTGCTCGCTGAAGCGATTTTGCGCGGCCGCCTCCTTATCACGGCTCCGCTCAAGACCATGATCCCTGAAACAACCATTCCCAAGTTTGGCGACTCGCCGTTAACGCTCTTCGATGCGGCGAGTCTTCAAGTTTCTTTTGCTCCCTTGCAACTGCATCTGGAACATACCACATTTGCCTGGCCAGGGGGGATTATTCACCAAGCCGACCTGACCCCAACGGCGGCCCCGGCAATCTTTCATGCAGACTACCCTGCCATTCAAACCGGTCTTGTGGCTTATGCCCTGACCCACCGTATGAAAACAGACTTTCCTCGCCTTGCCGAACAAAACCTGTTCAGGCCAATGCATATGGATACCGCTCATATAACGGAAGATGGCCAAGTCCATCTCTCCGTTCACGACATGGCCACGTTCGTGACGGCCAACCTCGGACGAACCACCTCGGAAATCTTTACGATTCTGCGCTTGACGCATCTTGCTCGGGTTCAAATGCCACAGACTCCAGGACAATTTACCGGACTCTTGTGGCGTATCTTCAATACAGAAGGACAAGAGTATGTGTATCATGTCGGTCATGATTCCAATGGTTCTGTCAGTGTGTTTCTCGACCCGGTAAACAATATTGCCTTTTTTATTCTTACGGACGCCGATGTCGACGTTTCCACTTTGTTTCAAACAGGGCTCCATGGCATCCAGTCCCTTCGGCAATTGCATGGAGAGATGGCACAACGATGA
- a CDS encoding HAD family hydrolase, with translation MNVPFSSVFFDFGGVLAEEGFTNGLAAIAHRFNKDVTLVRETGYKYIWSTGYVFGTGTENDFWSAVREHTGITAGNETLRSIILDHFILRPKMMDFVDELSQHGVKTAILSDQTDWLDELDSRFGVFAHFDVVYNSYHVGMSKKELGYFEHSLEKTGAKAESSLFIDDVAGNVERAGQVGMTAWHFVDEPRFFEQVRTTFYGISFDH, from the coding sequence ATGAATGTCCCTTTTTCCAGCGTATTTTTTGATTTTGGCGGTGTGTTGGCCGAAGAAGGGTTCACCAACGGCCTTGCCGCTATTGCTCATCGTTTCAATAAGGATGTGACCCTGGTTCGTGAGACCGGGTATAAATATATCTGGTCGACGGGATATGTTTTCGGCACAGGAACGGAAAATGATTTTTGGAGCGCCGTCCGCGAGCATACCGGGATCACGGCAGGCAATGAAACCTTGCGCTCGATCATTCTTGATCATTTTATCCTCCGGCCGAAGATGATGGACTTTGTCGATGAGCTTTCACAACACGGTGTGAAGACAGCTATTTTAAGCGACCAGACCGATTGGCTTGATGAACTCGATTCCCGATTTGGGGTGTTTGCTCATTTCGATGTTGTCTATAACAGTTACCATGTGGGTATGTCGAAAAAAGAGCTTGGCTACTTTGAGCATAGTCTCGAAAAAACCGGGGCAAAAGCCGAATCATCGTTATTTATAGACGATGTGGCAGGCAATGTCGAACGTGCTGGTCAGGTCGGCATGACGGCGTGGCATTTTGTTGACGAACCGCGTTTCTTCGAGCAAGTCCGAACCACGTTTTATGGAATATCGTTTGATCATTGA
- a CDS encoding bifunctional alpha,alpha-trehalose-phosphate synthase (UDP-forming)/trehalose-phosphatase, which yields MKLIIVSNRLPISLSEAEDGTITAKESVGGLVTGIGAYLASLDESGMFDGDFTWAGWPGMSLEGKNFSFPEKVANTFKLCPVDIPDNLMDSFYYGFCNKTIWPLFHYFTSYVEYNEEFWESYVKVNQIFFEALKKIIEPGDYIWVHDYHLMLLPRLIREEYPDAAIGFFLHIPFPSYEIFRLLSNTWRSRILKGLLGSDVIGFHTYDYTQHFLNSLSSILGAEHHLGLVHVNERIAKVDTFPMGIDYNKYHDAAALPKTQNEVVELKESVSNRKIILSIDRLDYSKGILNRLQAFEEFLEDYPDWCEHVVLMLVVVPSRTGVDQYQQMKKGIDELVGNINGKFGTLTWTPILYQYKFFSLDKLSVLYAASDICLVTPLRDGMNLIAKEYIASRIDKKGMLIISETAGATNELGEVLVINPNNTKEISEAIHTALKMDEADQIRINESLQKRIKEFNVQHWATDFVESLSSIKKEQNKLRLKVINPDTGEQIINAFSNASERLLILDYDGTIVPFSNNPESSEPPADVTDIIRTLSSIDRSKVVIISGSDRFTMEKWFPGLPLTLVAEHGVWIKEDEDDWIMPNPLLNDWKPTIRPILERYTSRLPGTFIQEKEYSMAWHYRGAANKLARQRARELVDTLKHLTANVDIQVLQGHRVVEVRSAGVNKGLAVLHLLSGKSYDFILAIGDDDTDEDIFKVLPESANTIRVGLVNTLAKNNVLNQRGTLVLLKNICMPFEADKPSS from the coding sequence ATGAAACTGATTATTGTATCGAACCGATTGCCCATTAGCCTTTCCGAGGCCGAAGACGGAACCATCACGGCAAAAGAAAGTGTTGGAGGGCTGGTGACAGGAATAGGAGCCTACCTGGCCTCTCTTGACGAATCCGGCATGTTCGACGGTGACTTCACCTGGGCCGGTTGGCCCGGTATGTCGCTCGAAGGCAAAAATTTTAGCTTCCCTGAAAAAGTAGCCAACACGTTCAAACTCTGCCCCGTAGATATCCCCGATAACCTGATGGATAGCTTCTATTACGGGTTTTGCAACAAAACGATCTGGCCACTGTTTCACTATTTTACCTCATACGTCGAATATAATGAAGAATTCTGGGAAAGTTACGTCAAGGTCAATCAGATCTTTTTTGAAGCACTCAAAAAAATCATCGAACCAGGTGATTATATCTGGGTGCATGATTACCACCTCATGCTACTTCCACGGCTTATCCGCGAAGAGTATCCGGATGCTGCCATTGGCTTCTTCCTTCACATCCCCTTCCCGTCCTATGAAATTTTCCGACTGCTCTCCAATACGTGGAGAAGCCGCATTCTAAAAGGACTCTTGGGCAGTGATGTCATTGGGTTTCATACGTATGACTACACGCAGCATTTTCTTAACAGTCTGTCGAGCATTCTCGGCGCCGAGCATCACCTTGGACTCGTCCATGTCAATGAGCGTATTGCCAAAGTCGATACGTTTCCCATGGGCATCGACTATAATAAATATCATGATGCTGCTGCTCTTCCCAAAACCCAGAATGAAGTCGTGGAGCTGAAGGAATCGGTCAGCAACCGTAAAATTATCTTGTCCATTGATCGTCTCGACTACAGCAAAGGCATTCTCAACCGACTCCAGGCATTTGAAGAATTTCTCGAAGATTACCCTGATTGGTGTGAGCACGTTGTCCTTATGCTTGTTGTGGTCCCATCACGGACCGGCGTCGATCAGTATCAGCAGATGAAAAAAGGAATCGACGAACTTGTCGGCAATATCAACGGCAAATTCGGCACCTTGACCTGGACCCCAATTCTCTACCAATACAAATTCTTTTCCTTGGACAAGTTATCCGTTCTCTATGCGGCAAGCGATATCTGCCTGGTCACTCCGCTTCGCGATGGAATGAACCTCATCGCCAAAGAATACATTGCCTCGCGTATTGATAAAAAAGGCATGCTCATTATTTCAGAAACCGCCGGAGCTACCAACGAACTTGGCGAAGTGCTTGTCATCAACCCCAATAATACCAAAGAAATCAGCGAAGCAATCCACACGGCCTTAAAGATGGACGAGGCCGACCAGATTCGCATCAATGAATCTCTGCAAAAACGCATCAAAGAATTCAATGTCCAGCACTGGGCCACGGACTTTGTCGAAAGTCTTTCCTCTATTAAAAAGGAACAAAACAAACTACGCCTCAAAGTCATCAACCCCGACACGGGCGAACAGATCATCAATGCGTTTTCCAACGCAAGCGAGCGTTTACTTATTCTTGATTACGATGGAACCATCGTCCCCTTCAGCAACAACCCGGAAAGTAGTGAACCGCCCGCCGATGTTACAGACATTATTCGAACCTTGTCTTCCATCGACAGAAGCAAGGTGGTCATCATCAGCGGGAGTGACCGCTTTACCATGGAAAAATGGTTTCCGGGACTCCCTTTGACGCTCGTGGCCGAACATGGGGTCTGGATCAAAGAAGACGAAGACGATTGGATCATGCCAAACCCATTGCTCAACGACTGGAAGCCCACCATACGGCCTATTCTTGAACGGTATACGTCAAGGCTTCCCGGAACGTTCATCCAGGAAAAAGAATACTCTATGGCGTGGCACTACCGAGGAGCAGCAAACAAACTTGCTCGTCAGCGCGCTCGGGAGCTCGTGGACACACTCAAACATCTCACGGCCAATGTCGATATTCAGGTATTACAAGGGCACAGAGTCGTCGAGGTGCGGAGCGCCGGTGTCAACAAAGGGTTGGCCGTCTTACATCTTCTGTCCGGCAAGAGTTACGACTTTATTTTGGCTATTGGTGACGATGACACCGATGAGGATATCTTCAAGGTGCTCCCCGAATCAGCCAACACCATCCGTGTCGGACTCGTGAATACCCTGGCCAAAAACAATGTACTCAACCAGCGAGGCACGTTGGTACTTCTCAAAAACATCTGCATGCCGTTTGAGGCTGATAAGCCGTCTTCATAA